The DNA region AAGCGCTCGCGAAGGAAGCGGCCAAGCTGTTCAAGAAGCAGGGCCTCGACATCCATCTCGGCGTGAAGATCGGTGACGTGAAGACGACCGCAGATGGCGTGTCGATCGCTTACACGGACAAGGACGGCAACGCGCAGACGCTCGACGCCGACCGCCTGATCGTGTCGGTCGGCCGCGTGCCGAACACCGACAACCTCGGCCTCGAGGCAATCGGCCTGAAGGCGAACGAGCGCGGCTTCATCGACGTGGACGACCACTGCCGTACGGCCGTGCCGAACGTCTACGCGATCGGCGACGTGGTGCGCGGCCCGATGCTCGCGCACAAGGCGGAAGACGAAGGCGTGCTGGTCGCGGAAGTGATCGACGGCCAGAAGCCGCACATCGACTACAACTGCATTCCGTGGGTGATCTACACGTACCCGGAAATCGCCTGGGTCGGCAAGACGGAGCAGCAGCTGAAGGCCGAAGGCCGCGAGATCAAGTCGGGCAAGTTCCCGTTCTCGATCAACGGTCGCGCGCTCGGCATGAACGCGCCGGACGGTTTCGTGAAGATGATCGCGGACGCGAAGACCGACGAACTGCTCGGCGTGCATGTGATCGGGGCGAACGCGTCGGACCTGATCGCCGAAGCCGTGGTGGCGATGGAGTTCAAGGCGGCGTCGGAAGACATCGCACGCATCTGCCATCCGCACCCGTCGATGTCGGAAGTGATGCGCGAAGCGGCGCTCGCCGTCGACAAGCGCTCGCTGAACAGCTGAGTGCGGTATAGCGGCGGCCGGCCTTTGGTCGGCGTAGCCGTCTCATGACGAAGGCGGGCGGGAGTTTCCCGCTCGCCTTCGTTTTTTCCGGTTTGCCCGATGAACGTCACCGAATACTACACGCGCGAATTGACCACGCGCGGCTATCAGTCCGATCCCGCGCA from Burkholderia ambifaria AMMD includes:
- the lpdA gene encoding dihydrolipoyl dehydrogenase, with amino-acid sequence MSKEFDVVVIGAGPGGYIAAIRAAQLGKTVACIEKWKNPAGALKLGGTCLNVGCIPSKALLASSEEFENTSHHLADHGITVDGVKIDVAKMLGRKDAIVEKMTSGIEFLFKKNKITWLKGHGKFTGKTDAGVQIEVSGEGETEVVTAKNVIIATGSKARHLPNVPVDNKIVSDNEGALTFESVPKKLAVIGAGVIGLELGSVWRRLGAEVTVLEALPAFLGAADEALAKEAAKLFKKQGLDIHLGVKIGDVKTTADGVSIAYTDKDGNAQTLDADRLIVSVGRVPNTDNLGLEAIGLKANERGFIDVDDHCRTAVPNVYAIGDVVRGPMLAHKAEDEGVLVAEVIDGQKPHIDYNCIPWVIYTYPEIAWVGKTEQQLKAEGREIKSGKFPFSINGRALGMNAPDGFVKMIADAKTDELLGVHVIGANASDLIAEAVVAMEFKAASEDIARICHPHPSMSEVMREAALAVDKRSLNS